Genomic DNA from Prevotella intermedia ATCC 25611 = DSM 20706:
CTGGCACCTACGGGCAGGGCGGCAAAGGTTTTCTCGCTCAATGCTGGCTTGGCAGCCTCCACCATTCACCGCAAAATCTATCGGGAGAAGGCTTTCAACGGTGCCGATGGGCAGTTTCAGCTGAACAACAATATGTTCCGCGATATGCTGTTTATGGTAGACGAGGCATCGATGATTAGCCTTTCGCAAAGCAACACCACCTTTGGCAGTGGCAGATTGCTCGACGATTTGGTGCAATATGTCTACAGCAGCGGGGCTAACTGCCGTCTGTTGCTCATCGGCGACAAGGCTCAGCTACCCCCAGTGGGCGAACAGGAAAGCCCTGCACTGCGTGCCGACGTGTTGAAAGCTTACGGCTTGCAAGTCTACGAATGCGATTTAGACGAGGTGTTGCGGCAAAGTCAGCATTCGGGAATACTGTGGAATGCCACCGCCATTCGCGAAATGATAACCTACAACACGGCGACACAGCTGCCCCAAATACACCTAAAAGGGTTTGCCGACATCTCTATCGTACAGGGCAACGAGCTGATTGAGAGTCTTGCATCGAGCTATTCGGCAGTGGGAATGGACGAAACAATGGTGATAACACGGTCGAACAAGCGGGCAAACATCTTCAATCAAGGTATTCGCAACACCATTCTCGGACGCGAGGAAGAGCTTACGACGGGCGATTTGGTAATGGTAGTGAAGAACAAATACTTGGAAAAAGACCGCAGCACCGATATTTCGTTTATTGCAAATGGCGACCACGCCGTGGTGCGGCGCGTGCGCAACATTCGCGAACTGTATGGTTTCCGCTTTGCCGATGTCGCTTTGGAGTTTCCCGACTACAACAATACCGAACTGGATACGGTTGTTGTGCTCGACACGCTCACGACGGAAGCCCCTGCACTGACACACGAACAGAACGACAAACTGTTTCAAAGCGTAATGGAAGACTATGCCGACGTGCCCCGAAAAGCCGACCGCATGAAGCAATTGCGCGAAGACGAATACTTCAACGCCATGCAAATAAAGTTCGGCTATGCCGTTACGTGCCACAAAGCGCAGGGCGGACAGTGGGCGCACATCTATCTCGACCAAGGCTATATGACTGACGAAATGCTCACACCCGACTATATTCACTGGCTCTACACCGCCTTCACACGTGCCACCGAGCACCTTTACTTGGTGAATTGGAGTCAGAAACAAACCGCAGAATAATGGAAATTACAGTAGCGTATCTTCAGGAAGCCTTCAGAAAATACAACGAAGAGATTTTCGGAAACGCCCTTCCTATGCCCAACTTGAGGGTGTCGAACGCCAAGCGGAGATTGGGTTCGATGCACTGTCGCATACAAAAAACATGGGGAAAGACGCACCGCAGTTTCACCATCGTGGTGTCGAACTATTACGATGTGCCACTATCGCTTATCGAAGACACCCTTATTCACGAAATGGTACACTACGAAATTGCATACAAAAAGCTGAAAGACACATCGGCACACGGCACGTTGTTCCGCCAAAGAATGGACGAAATAAACCGAAAATACCATCGCAACATTACCATAAGCAAACGAATGACAGACTATGCGCCACGCAAGAACGACCCAACGGAAACCTATTTGGTGTTGGCAATAGAGATGAACGATGGCTCACACCTGCTTAGTTCCGTAGCCCGCACAGTATTGGCAGACTTGGAAAGGCAAATAAAAAGAGTGGAAAAGATAAGCAACTTCTGCTGGTATGTTACGCAAAATGCCTATTTCCGCAACTTCCCGAAGGTGCGAACCCTCCGTGCCCGCTCGGTTTCCACAGAGGTTTTTACCAACCTTACTGCGCAAATGACACCTGTAAGAGATAAAAATGGGTGGGTTGAAATGCTGTAAATATTTTTCATAAAAATAACTATCACTTAACTCTCTTTCTATCAACGCATTACAAAACCTATTGTTTTGCATTGCAAAAGCGGCTGTTTTGCACGGTAAAAGCGTAGGTTTTGCGTTGCAAAAGAGCCACTTTCGCAACGTCAAATCGAAATTATCATTTTCCCTCAGAATTATCTTTACAAAATGAAGCCTATGTTTTTGCGGTATTGAAGATGCTTTCAGTAACTGCCTTAATCGGGAAGAAGAAAAACAAATCCTTATCGTATAGCTTTTGACTGCACCTGTTGCGCGCGTACATTATAAATATAAAAGCCCCTGCTCGATGATACGAGCAAGGGCAAGTATGATAGAATTTGAAGTAAAAAGGAGAGCACTCATACAGGCAGATGCCCTACCCTCCTTTATCGGAATTATTTTAATTGTCCTCTTGGAACAATGGGTCGTCATGCGTAAGCATAATAGGCTTTTGGTCGTATGCCTTCAATATGTTTTCTGGGACATACTTCTTGTCTATCACAAGACGGAAGGTGTACTCGTTGAACCATGGGTTTGACATTATCAAACAACCATTGTGGCCGTTTGTTGGGCCCCAGCTGTTCTCTACCATCCACTTCTTTGGCTGTCCGTTCTCGTCAAGGTCTACAGCTGTAAGTGTCATAGCGTGGGTAGAACCGCTATCGAATGTAGAGATGCGTTCTGCCTTGTTCATTGGGAAAGATGTGCCAAAGAGCGTGCCATAATCGTAGTTGTCCAAATCCAAGTAACCACGCTTGCGGTCCAACTGCTTGCCTACGTCATAGCTTGTATACATCTTTGTATTGTCCTTCAGAGATGCAATAGACATCTTTGCAATGTCTTCCATAGGAAGGTTGATGTACTTCCAGTTCTGTCCGTCGTAGGTATGGCGGTCGTATTCCACTTCGTAAGTCTTGTAGTACTCACGGCGTGGGTCGTTCATTGCCATAATGAAGGTACCGTTGAGCTTATTTCCCATCACTTCGTCACGGAACGATTGTGGAGTATAAGTCTTTGGTTTGCCAACGCTGTTGCCGTTCTTATCCTTGAAAGCATACTCGAAAGTCTTTACAGGCTCACCCAACGAGAGGGTAAGAATGCGATAGACATCGCCCAACATTTCTGTTTTGCGCGCCTTAATCGCTGCTGCCGACTTCTTGTTAGCTACCATCTTACGAAGTTCCAATCCAAATTCGCGGAGCTTAGAAGATATGATTGATGCCATACGAGAAGTGTTTTCAGCTGAATAACTCTCTGGCATTGCTTCCATAGGAACAAGTCCGTACTTATCAACGAGGTCTGAAACGCCACAGAAAGTACCACCATCATTTATCGGATGCTTAAAGAAGAACTGCACAGTAGGGTCTTCTATTGGTTTGTTGGCATTGTCGATAACGCCTTGAAGCATAAGGTTGGACTTCTCCAACTGGTCGTGGAGACTCAAGTAAACGTGTGAGAACTCTACTCGAAGAGTATCTTTGTGCTTGCTCGCAAAGTTGGAACGCAACACATTTAAACCAGTAAAGAGCCAGCAACGACCCGAGCTTTTCTGGTCGTGAATATTCTGCTTGGTTGTCTCAACGCTGAAATGACTATCAATCTTGCCTGCTTTCTTGAAGTTACGAGCAAGGTCGTCGATAGAGTTTGTTGCAATAGCGTTTGCAAGAGCACGATTAGCAGTTGATGAATGTCCTGCGGTGATTTTCTCCATCATCTGCTTGTCAATTCCACCACCCTTTGTCTGTGCCTGCATTGAAAGCGAGAGGCTAATCAAGCCACAGACCATTAAAGTCTTTTTGTTCATAGAATTTGCTTGTAAATTTTAGATTATTTCTGTATTTATAGTATTCCGATTGTTGTCGCTGCCTGCTTCTGTCCGTGCTGAAAACGCAAAGACGACCGCCAAAACTGACGACCGTGCAAAGATAGCTAAAAAACTTTAATCCCACAACTTTATAAGGAACAATAGTTAAAGTATGTGATAGGAAAAGAGTGCAGACGTATCTGCACTCCGTATTTGCGCTTTTCCATTATACTGTAATCTCTGCCGAACCGAAGCAGCGGTTGTGGTCTTTGTCGTAGATAACGCAGAACTGACCAGGTGCCACGCCGTGTATCTTGTCTTCAGAATGTACGATTGCTTCTGTCGGTTCGCCATTATCAGCAGCAGGAAGCAGTTCCAAATAGCCCTTGTGGAACTCTGGCGTGTGCCTGATTTTAAAGCAGATGGAAATCTTTCCAGCCGTTTCGGCATCACTGTCGCTTGCTTCGGGGCGGGGCATTTCGGTGAGCCAATGCAAGCCGTGCACCTTAAAGTCTTTCTTGTACGCCGTTTCAGGGTCGTAGCCGTGGCTGACAAACAACACATTGGCAGCTACGTCTTTCTTCACAACAAACCACGGTCCGCCGCCAAAGCCCAAGCCCTTGCGCTGTCCGATGGTGTGGAACCACAGTCCTTTGTGCTGTCCTATCTTCTTTCCGGTCTCAAGTTCCACCACATCGCCTACCTGTTCGCCAAGATAACGGCGCACATATTCGTTGTAGTCGATGTTGCCCAAGAAGCAAATACCTTGCGAATCCTTACGCTTGGCATTGATTAGGTGTTCGCGTTCGGCTATCTCGCGCACCTCGTTCTTTGCATAATGACCTATCGGGAATATGGCTTTTCTAAGTTGCCAGTCGTATATCTGTGCCAGAAAGTCGGTCTGGTCTTTCACTGGGTCGGGACTTGTGCAGAGCCATTTCTTTCCGTCAATCCACTTGGTTTGTGCATAGTGCCCCGTAGCAATGAGGTCGTAGTCGTGTCCGCACTTCTCGTCGAAGGCACCGAACTTAATGATGCGGTTGCACATAACGTCGGGATTGGGCGTAAGACCTGCACGCACCTTATCCATTGTGTACTTCGTTACCTGACTCCAGTATTCCTTATGACAGTCTATCACACTGAATCGGCAGCCATAACGCCGTGCCACAGCCGTTGCCATCTCCACGTCTTCTTCCGAATTGCAGTCCCATTCTTCTTTCTCTTCGGGACCGATGCGGATATAAAAGCAGTCGGGGGTAAGCCCTAACCGTGCAAATTCGTAGACAACAACTGAACTATCGACACCGCCCGAAAGCAGTACCGCAATGCGCTTATCCTTTATTTCATCATAATTCATACTGCAAAGTTACTGATTTTCATTAACTTTTGCATCATCATCGGCTATCTTTTTGCGACTTCCCACCTTCATTTTGTCGAACCCAATGCCATAAACGCCGTTTACAGCACTCTGCGAAACAAAGGCTTCGGGGTCTATCTCGTCGATAACACGGAATATATCGCGGGTTTCGGAACGGCGCGCAAGTATGAAAAGCATACCCAATTCCTTGCCCGTATAGAAGCCGCGGGCGTCGATAAGCGTACAACCACGCTCCACATCGCTGTTAATGGCATTGCCAATTTCCTTCCATTTGTCGGAAACGACGAAGAACTGAACCGACCCACGCATACCATTGACGACATAATCGACCACTCCCGTCATGATGAAAAGCGTGATGTAGCCATATATAATATTCTCCCAATTGTGCAGAACCAAGTAGCCAGACGTAATTATAACAAGGTCGCAACCCAATATTATCTTACCCAACGATACATCGTGGTGCTTGTTTATCATTGCTGCAATTACGTCCGAGCCGCCCGTACTGGCGTTGTATTGCAAGGCTATGCCCGTGCCGAACCCTAAAAGCACGCCACCAATAACGCTGGCAAGGAAAGGTTCGTTGGGGAAAAGAGTGTTTCCTGCCATCATTTCCTGAAAGATAGTGCTGGTAACGGTAAACACCACCACGGCAAAAATGGTGTGAATGCAAAACCGCCAGCCCAAGGTTTTCAGTGCAACCAACAGCAACGAGATGTTCAGCACGAAGTAAGTAATCTGCACAGGAGTTTCCGTGCCCCAGTAAAGCACCGATGAAAGACCTGCAATGCCACCGATAGGAATCTTGTGGGGCAATACAAATGCACACCAACCAAAGCACCCTATGGATATGGCAATGGCAATTACTAAGAAGTTTTTAATCTCTCTGAAAAGCTGTTTTTGTGTAATTCCGTTCATTGTTATACGCTCATTTACCTTTAATTCATATTGTGTATTAAAACAAAATATTTGTTCTTCCAAAATAAGAAAGCACTACTTTGCTGCAGAAACCGTTTAATCAATCCTGCTTGTCGGTCGCTTTGTTTTATTCCTCGTATTCCGTTGGGTCTGCCAATCCTGCTTCTCCGAAGGCTTCGTGCCGTTCGATACAAGTGCCGCACTTACCGCAATGGTGCTTGCCCGCTTTGTAGCAACTCCACGTTTCGGCATAGTTTATGCCGAGTTTTGTACCGATACGCACAATATCAGCTTTTGTTATGTTGGTAAAGGCAGCTTCTATGCGTGTGTTGTTGAATGTGCCTGCTTCGGTGGCAGCAGTCATTGCGTCGATAAAATCGGGACGACAATCGGGGTAAATGGTGTGGTCGCCACCGTGGTTGGCAATGTAAATGCGGTTGAGATTATGGCTTTCGGCAATGCCTGCTGCGATGGCGAGCATAATGCCGTTGCGGAATGGCACCACCGTCGATTTCATATTCTCCTCTTCGTAATGCCCTTCAGGAATCTTGTCCGACCCTTCCAAGAGCGAACTCTTGAAGTATTGCTGCATGAACTGCAAAGGAATAACAATGTGGCGTATGCCCAAGCGTTTGCAATGCAATGCCGCAAAAGGCAATTCCTTGCAGGCGTGGTTCTGCCCGTAATCGAACGAAACGGCTAAGGCAATAGTTTCAGCCTTGTCGTATAAGAGCGTAATGGAGTCGAGTCCACCGCTAACGATAATAATAGAATCTTTCATTTATGTCAGTTTGTTACTGCAAAATTACAAAAAAGATTGTGTTTCGTTTCCCTGATAAAATATTTTTTCGTATTTTTGCCGTAGGAATGTATTCATTATAATTATATAAAAATCAATCAAATGAAGATTAATGATTTCAACTTCGCTGGACAGAAAGCAATTGTTCGCGTGGATTTTAATGTGCCATTGGACGAGAATGGTAATGTAACAGACGACACACGTATCCGTGGTGCCTTACCAACTTTGAAGAAAGTGCTTGCTGACGGTGGCGCACTCATTATGATGAGCCACATGGGTAAGCCTAAAGGCAAGGTGAAGGCTGAACTCTCATTGAGCCAGATAGTGAAAAACGTAAGCGAAGCACTTGGCGTAACCGTTAAATTTGCCAAGGACGCAGGCAACGCTGAAGCCGAAGTTGCAGCTTTGAAGAACGGAGAAGCACTCTTGTTGGAGAACCTTCGCTTCTACGCTGAAGAAGAAGGCAAGCCTGTCGGTGTAGAAAAAGGCACACCAGAATACGACGCTGCCAAGAAAGAAATGAAGACACGTCAGGCTGATTTCGCAAAGAAATTGGCTTCATACGCTGACGTATATGTGAACGACGCTTTCGGTACAGCTCACCGCAAGCACGCTTCAACAGCCGTAATTGCCGACTACTTCGATGCCGAACACAAGATGTTGGGCTTCCTTATGGAAAAAGAAGTAACCGCAATCGACAATGTCTTGAAGAACGCACAGCACCCTTTCACCGCCATTATCGGAGGTTCAAAGGTCAGCTCTAAGCTCGGCGTCATCAAAAACCTGCTCGATAAGGTAGACAACCTCATCATCGGTGGCGGTATGGGCTACACTTTCATCAAGGCACAAGGCGGAAACGTAGGTTTGTCGCTACACGAAGACGACCTGATGCCTGAAGCATTGAACGTAATGGCAGCAGCAAAGAAAAAGGGCGTAAACCTCTCGCTCTCTATCGCATCTATCTGCGCACAACAGTTCTCTAACGATGCAGAGCGCAAGGAGTTCCCTATCAACCAGATTCCAAACGATTGGGAAGGTATGGACGCTGCCCCCGAAAGTCTTGAAATATGGAAGAAGATTATTCTCGACTCAAAGACTATCCTTTGGAACGGTCCTGTTGGCGTGTTCGAATTCGAGAACTTTGCTCACGGTACAGGCGAAATTGCAAAGTATGTTGCCGAAGCTACACAGAATAACGGTGCGTTCTCGCTCGTTGGTGGTGGCGACTCGGTAGCTGCCGTAAACAAGTTTGGCTTGGCAGACAAGGTTTCTTATGTTTCAACAGGTGGCGGTGCAATGCTCGAAGCTATCGAGGGCAAAGTGTTGCCAGGCGTTGCAGCAATTGAGAAATAGACTTTTCGTTCAAGCGAAATAGAATATTCGATAAACTAAAGAAAGAAGAAAGGAAGCCCATATCGGGTTTCCTTTCTTTGCTTTTATTCCCTATCTGAACGTGAATTCGTCATAAGAAACACGCCAGTATATTACAAACTCACATTATTCTACGAACGAAAATGAGGCGATAAATATGTAAATATTTTTCATAGTCATAATCATCGCTTAATCATCTAACTATCAATACGTTACAAAACCTATTGTTTTGCGTTCCAAAAGCGGCTCTTTTGCACGGTAAAAGCGTAGGTTTTGCAACGCAAAAGAGCCGCTTTCGCAATGTCAAAACGCAGTTGTCATTTTTTAAGAGAATTATCTTTACAAAACTAAACCGAAAAAGCCTCACAGTTTCATCGGTGAGTTTGATAAAAAATATCTATGAGATTGCGTGCTTAACCTATTTTCTTATGCCAAGCCAACGCCTACTTGAAGACTTCGCACATCGTTCTTAGATACGCACGGATAGGGTGAGGTGAAGTGGGAAAACCCTATTTAACAATCAAATAGGTTAGTTTTCCAACAATTTTTAGTACCTTTGAACCCAATTTAGAAGGATAATTAATTATGAGTAACAACTTATTAAAAGGTAAAAGAGGCATTATTTTCGGTGCCTTAAACGAGCAGTCAATCGCATGGAAAGTTGCTGAAAGAGCAGTAGAGGAAGGAGCAACGATAACACTTTCAAATACTCCGGTAGCCGTGAGAATGGGTACTGTAAGCGCATTGGCTGAGAAATTGAATTGTGAAGTAATTGCAGCTGATGCAACAAGTGTAGAGGATTTGGAGAATGTTTTCAATCGTTCGGTGGAGATTTTAGGTGGAAAGATTGATTTCGTGTTGCACTCTATCGGTATGTCGCCAAATGTTCGCAAGCACCGTACATACGACGACTTGGACTACAATATGCTGGGCACGACGCTCGATATTTCGGCAATGTCGTTCCACAAGATGATTCAGAGTGCGAAGAAGCTCGACGCTATCAACGAGTATGGCTCAATCTTGGCTTTGTCGTACATTGCTGCACAGCGTACATTCTTCGGTTACAACGATATGGCTGATGCCAAAGCTCTCTTGGAAAGCATTGCGCGCAGCTTCGGTTACATCTACGGTCGCGAAAAGAACGTGCGTATCAACACCATCTCGCAATCGCCAACGATGACCACAGCTGGTCAAGGCGTGAAGGGTATGGACAAGTTGTACGACTTCGCCAACCGTATGTCGCCACTCGGTAACGCTTCGGCAGCCGAATGTGCAGACTACTGCATCGTTATGTTCTCTGACTTAACGAAAAAGGTAACCATGCAAAACCTCTACCACGACGGTGGTTTCTCTAACATTGGTATGAGCCTTCGTGCCATGTCTACCTACGAAAAGGGTATCGGCGACGAATATAAAGACGAGAACGGAAAAATCATTTACGGATAAATCTCCGCACTCCAAAACACATAAAACGACACGGGGCGACACGCATAGTGCCACCCCGTGTTGTTTTATCTTCCTTACAAGTATCGCCATTACGATATAAAACAACCACACAATTGCTTATAAATTATAACTTACGCATCTACCCAATACCTTAAAAACCTATTTTAAACACCTTTTTCATTGATTATTGATTGATATTTGCGTATTCTGCAAGATGAAACTTATAATCTAAAAGCACCGTGTTTATCACATTGCCACACTTCCGTTCTGTTTTTACAGCATCGCTGCACAACCGTTGCTACAAGGCGGTAAGCAGCAAAATATCAGCAAGTAAGCAACACCTTATTATATAATAAAGGTACGAACAAATTTGCCTTTGAATGGTCTTATTCTCCCCTGTTGCTGATAAAAAAGTAGAGAATAAGTAAAAAATTACAAGGTAAGAAGTGATTTTTGAGTATTAAAAATTTGTTATGTCATTTAATTAGTGTAATTTTGTACCGCATTTGGAGCAGCCTTGTCTTAATAACCATAAAGGTTTGAAAGGCGAATGCATACAAACAGAGAAAACAAAAAAAATATAAAAAACAATCTAACTTAAATCGAATTTAATTATGAATCAAGATTCTAAGAAAGTCAGTCCATTCTCATCTGAAGGCATTAATCAAGGTCTTTCTAAAGTTGGAGGATTGCTGAAGACAAGAAAGTTTTGGGTAGAGCTGGTTATCATGACCCTTGGTATGTTCGTTGCAGCCCTCGGCGTCTACTTCTTCCTTATCCCAAGTAAGCTCATTGTAGGTTCTATTACTGGTCTTTCACTGGTAATCTCCCAGCTTTTACCATTCATTTCAGTTGGTAATGTTATCTTCATTATCAACGCAATCTTGTTAGTATTGTCGTTTATTCTGATAGGAAACGAGTTTGGTGCCAAGACTGTTTACACTGCACTTATACTTGGTCCGATGATTGACTTCCTTGGAACAATCTTTCCGATGTCAGAATCTATGTTCACACAGCATGTTGCTGGTGGTATAATAACAAATCCTTGGTTCGACTTGCTTTGCTTCGTACTGATTCTGCGTGCTTCTCAAAGTATTCTTTTCAGTATCAACGCATCTACAGGTGGACTCGATATTCTTGCAAAGATTATCAATAAGTACACAGGTGTAAGCCTTGGTACATCGGTAACATTCGCAGGTGGTGCCATTTGCTGTACTGCTTTTGCCATCAACCCTCCCTATCTTGTTATCATCGGTCTTATCGGTACATGGATGAACGGCCTTATCTTGAACCACTTTATGTTGGGTATGAACATGCGAAACCGTGTATTTGTTATTTCAAAAGACTACGAACGGATTCAAGACTATGTTATCAACACCCTTCACCGTGGCGTAACCATGCACGAGGTTATTGGTGGTTTCAGCCATCAGAAGAACGTACAGTTGGAGATTATCTTAACCAACGAAGAGTTGTCTAACTTCATGGCGTTCCTTGCTAAAGAAGAAATCGATTCGTTCTGCACCACCGACACTGTCAGCGAAGTACGCGGTTTGTGGAACAAGAATAAAAAACATAAACACTAACAATTAGGAAAAAGGGGGCAAGTTACATTGTATCCGAAACTAAAAATAAAGAGACGGCATAACAAATATGCCGCCTCTTTATAATGTATAAAAGCACATTGAAATAAAGTTTATTCATTATTAATTATGAAAATCAAAAGCATTATCGCATTATTATTATTGAGTTCGACAACCGTAATGGCGCAAGAAACAAAGCCTGTAAACTTGCAGGTCGAGGCAAGAGCCGACTATCAGCGCATAAACATTGACGGCAAGAAGATTAAAGAAGGAAGCGGATTCAAGGGAAATGTTGTAAATATCATCTTGAAAGGCGACATTTCGCCAAAGTTCTCGTATGCTTTCCGCAACCGCCTGAACGGTATCAACAAAGACTACAACTTCTTCAACTCTACCGACTGGTTGTACTTGAAGTATAAACCCAACAAGAATGTAGCCCTTATAGCAGGTAAATACATTGTAATGGTGGCAGGCTACGAATTGTTGCCCGCTCCAATCGACTGCTATTTCCTATCAGAATTCTGCTACAACTTCCCTTGCTACCAATGGGGACTTGTAGGCGAGCTCACCACCAACAGCGGAAACGATGTCTTCTCGGCACAGATTTGCCAAAGTCCATACCAGAAAGTCTACGAAAACAAAGCAGGCAAGGCAGCAGAAATGTATGCCTACAACGTAGCGTGGAATGGTCGCCACGGCTTCTGGGAACCTTTTTGGTCGGTAAATATGTCGGAATATGCACCCCATAAGTTCATCAACTACATTTCGTTAGGCAACAAATTCCACCTTGCCGACAACCTTCAATTAGAGTTAGATTATTGGAACCGTGCCGCTTCAGGACAAGGTTTTATCGGCAAAGACTGCTCAGTTATCGGTCAAATATCTTACCAACCTACCGAAAAACTGAACGTTTTTGCAAAGACAAGCTACGAAGTGAACCACGCAGGAACCGATGCTGACGTTGCCGTAATGGACGGAACAGAACTCACCCGCGTTGGTAGCGGTGTAGAATACTACCCATTGAAAGAGAAGAACGTCAGAATACACGGCTATTACAGCTACTCATTTGGCAAGAACGCCAACCCTGCAGGTGTGGTTCAAGACAAGATGTCGGAACTTAACATAGGTGTAACTTGGCGTGGCAAAGTGCTCTAATACATCTTTGTAATTGCAGTTGAGCCGAATGGCTCATACGAAATAGAAGCGAACCAATGCTTGCAGTGAGCGTTGGTTCGCTTTTTCGTATTCATTCACTGCCACTAAAAAGGCAACAGAACTTAGGCGGAAACAAGGTAATAAAAGTGTAAACATTTTTCATAAGCATAACTTTCACGCAACCACTTAATTATCAACGTTTTGCAAAACCTATTGTTTTGCATTCCAAAAG
This window encodes:
- a CDS encoding porin yields the protein MKIKSIIALLLLSSTTVMAQETKPVNLQVEARADYQRINIDGKKIKEGSGFKGNVVNIILKGDISPKFSYAFRNRLNGINKDYNFFNSTDWLYLKYKPNKNVALIAGKYIVMVAGYELLPAPIDCYFLSEFCYNFPCYQWGLVGELTTNSGNDVFSAQICQSPYQKVYENKAGKAAEMYAYNVAWNGRHGFWEPFWSVNMSEYAPHKFINYISLGNKFHLADNLQLELDYWNRAASGQGFIGKDCSVIGQISYQPTEKLNVFAKTSYEVNHAGTDADVAVMDGTELTRVGSGVEYYPLKEKNVRIHGYYSYSFGKNANPAGVVQDKMSELNIGVTWRGKVL
- a CDS encoding YitT family protein; amino-acid sequence: MNQDSKKVSPFSSEGINQGLSKVGGLLKTRKFWVELVIMTLGMFVAALGVYFFLIPSKLIVGSITGLSLVISQLLPFISVGNVIFIINAILLVLSFILIGNEFGAKTVYTALILGPMIDFLGTIFPMSESMFTQHVAGGIITNPWFDLLCFVLILRASQSILFSINASTGGLDILAKIINKYTGVSLGTSVTFAGGAICCTAFAINPPYLVIIGLIGTWMNGLILNHFMLGMNMRNRVFVISKDYERIQDYVINTLHRGVTMHEVIGGFSHQKNVQLEIILTNEELSNFMAFLAKEEIDSFCTTDTVSEVRGLWNKNKKHKH